From Colias croceus chromosome 24, ilColCroc2.1, the proteins below share one genomic window:
- the LOC123702811 gene encoding zinc finger protein 79-like isoform X1: MDWQLTCRVCLESGDMVSLFDWDENNDQLSDKYTYCCGVEVTKNDSLPTLICLICVDRLTFAYQFKQQCLSSNSTLKECLDEFLKTSSLTGTSSNVGDSSSHADTETITIKQENGLLLQYELPVEHDAQTQWTRRLIKTQDNAVVIKAPGPKKRGRPRKYPNQQGQIDVSPYQRKKPKEETKEPEALTTLLASGTLELKQEPDDENDEGLFELEGVDSDPDFEPEGDGDEAVEDQDIINEEPKKRGRPRKLKQPKEVKVKVEDEDMLLKETILAFSEPISDSVLNPKPKKKKPPTKKKYVYAKTHVCETCGASFTSNASLQAHIRRHLGIKPFVCSICGYACVMNMELRRHMFRHTGVRPYKCRVCDRRFGDFGSRQKHERLHMGIRPYQCSLCGKAFTYSYVLANHMLTHTGEKKYSCGPCNKKFTKAHHLKYHNKVHHKELYLQQQIEQEAKKIRQQINVNNLTGVISGQIVDGTLQLIHTSEDGEHETHMQVVEDHEDSEQKETDRAVADMQAVVLDSEFAMDDDDSKEH, translated from the exons GTTACAAAGAACGATTCGCTACCGACGCTTATATGTTTAATTTGTGTGGACCGTTTAACGTTTGCGTACCAATTCAAGCAGCAATGTCTTTCTTCAAATAGCACTTTGAAAGAATGCTTAGACGAATTTCTGAAGACATCATCCCTTACCGGAACAAGCAGTAACGTTGGAGATAGTTCATCAC ACGCTGATACTGAAACTATAACAATCAAACAAGAGAATGGGCTCTTATTACAATATGAGCTCCCAGTGGAACATGACGCGCAGACCCAATGGACCAGACGACTCATCAAAACCCAGGATAATGCTGTGGTCATCAAGGCACCTGGGCCCAAGAAGAGGGGACGGCCGAGGAAATATCCAAATCAACAAGGCCAGATTG ATGTATCGCCATACCAACGTAAAAAGCCGAAAGAAGAAACAAAAGAACCAGAAGCGCTGACAACTCTCCTGGCATCTGGTACTCTGGAACTGAAGCAGGAGCCTGATGATGAGAATGATGAAGGGCTTTTTGAATTGGAAG GAGTGGACTCTGACCCCGACTTTGAGCCTGAAGGTGATGGTGATGAGGCTGTAGAAGACCAGGACATAATCAAT GAAGAACCGAAAAAGCGTGGCAGACCGAGGAAGCTCAAACAGCCGAAGGAAGTCAAGGTCAAAGTGGAGGACGAAGACATGTTGCTCAAGGAAACTATACTCGCGTTCTCGGAACCGATCTCCGATAGTGTGCTGAACCCTAAGCCGAAGAAGAAGAAGCCGCCGACCAAGAAGAAATATGTGTACGCTAAAAC acatGTCTGTGAGACTTGTGGCGCTTCATTCACGTCCAATGCGTCGCTTCAAGCCCACATTAGAAGACATTTGGGCATCAAACCGTTTGTAtgcag TATATGCGGGTACGCGTGCGTGATGAACATGGAGCTCCGCCGGCACATGTTCCGGCACACGGGCGTGCGCCCGTACAAGTGTCGGGTGTGCGACCGACGCTTTGGGGACTTTGGCAGCCGGCAAAAGCACGAGAG ATTGCACATGGGCATCCGGCCGTATCAATGTTCGCTCTGCGGCAAGGCGTTTACATATTCGTACGTGCTAGCGAACCATATGCTCACACATACTGGCGAGAAGAAATATTC CTGCGGTCCATGCAACAAGAAATTCACAAAAGCGCACCACCTCAAGTACCACAATAAGGTGCATCACAAGGAACTTTACTTGCAACAGCAAATAGAACAAGAGGCCAAGAAGATTAGACAACAGATTAACGTGAATAACCTGACGGGTGTGATATCAGGGCAGATTGTGGACGGCACGCTACAGTTGATACATACTTCTGAAG acgGTGAGCACGAAACGCACATGCAAGTGGTCGAAGATCATGAAGACAGTGAACAGAAGGAAACCGATCGAGCAGTCGCCGATATGCAGGCG gtGGTTTTAGACTCTGAATTTGCAATGGACGACGATGATAGCAAGGAACACTGA
- the LOC123702811 gene encoding zinc finger protein 79-like isoform X2 has protein sequence MDWQLTCRVCLESGDMVSLFDWDENNDQLSDKYTYCCGVEVTKNDSLPTLICLICVDRLTFAYQFKQQCLSSNSTLKECLDEFLKTSSLTGTSSNVGDSSSHADTETITIKQENGLLLQYELPVEHDAQTQWTRRLIKTQDNAVVIKAPGPKKRGRPRKYPNQQGQIDVSPYQRKKPKEETKEPEALTTLLASGTLELKQEPDDENDEGLFELEGVDSDPDFEPEGDGDEAVEDQDIINEEPKKRGRPRKLKQPKEVKVKVEDEDMLLKETILAFSEPISDSVLNPKPKKKKPPTKKKYVYAKTHVCETCGASFTSNASLQAHIRRHLGIKPFVCSVCGFSTVAKESLKRHMLKHTGQKPYACKHCHRRFADCGSRQKHERLHMGIRPYQCSLCGKAFTYSYVLANHMLTHTGEKKYSCGPCNKKFTKAHHLKYHNKVHHKELYLQQQIEQEAKKIRQQINVNNLTGVISGQIVDGTLQLIHTSEDGEHETHMQVVEDHEDSEQKETDRAVADMQAVVLDSEFAMDDDDSKEH, from the exons GTTACAAAGAACGATTCGCTACCGACGCTTATATGTTTAATTTGTGTGGACCGTTTAACGTTTGCGTACCAATTCAAGCAGCAATGTCTTTCTTCAAATAGCACTTTGAAAGAATGCTTAGACGAATTTCTGAAGACATCATCCCTTACCGGAACAAGCAGTAACGTTGGAGATAGTTCATCAC ACGCTGATACTGAAACTATAACAATCAAACAAGAGAATGGGCTCTTATTACAATATGAGCTCCCAGTGGAACATGACGCGCAGACCCAATGGACCAGACGACTCATCAAAACCCAGGATAATGCTGTGGTCATCAAGGCACCTGGGCCCAAGAAGAGGGGACGGCCGAGGAAATATCCAAATCAACAAGGCCAGATTG ATGTATCGCCATACCAACGTAAAAAGCCGAAAGAAGAAACAAAAGAACCAGAAGCGCTGACAACTCTCCTGGCATCTGGTACTCTGGAACTGAAGCAGGAGCCTGATGATGAGAATGATGAAGGGCTTTTTGAATTGGAAG GAGTGGACTCTGACCCCGACTTTGAGCCTGAAGGTGATGGTGATGAGGCTGTAGAAGACCAGGACATAATCAAT GAAGAACCGAAAAAGCGTGGCAGACCGAGGAAGCTCAAACAGCCGAAGGAAGTCAAGGTCAAAGTGGAGGACGAAGACATGTTGCTCAAGGAAACTATACTCGCGTTCTCGGAACCGATCTCCGATAGTGTGCTGAACCCTAAGCCGAAGAAGAAGAAGCCGCCGACCAAGAAGAAATATGTGTACGCTAAAAC acatGTCTGTGAGACTTGTGGCGCTTCATTCACGTCCAATGCGTCGCTTCAAGCCCACATTAGAAGACATTTGGGCATCAAACCGTTTGTAtgcag TGTGTGCGGATTTTCCACGGTCGCCAAGGAATCGTTGAAACGTCACATGTTGAAACATACGGGCCAGAAGCCGTACGCCTGCAAACACTGTCACAGAAGATTTGCAGATTGCGGCAGTAGGCAGAAACATGAACG ATTGCACATGGGCATCCGGCCGTATCAATGTTCGCTCTGCGGCAAGGCGTTTACATATTCGTACGTGCTAGCGAACCATATGCTCACACATACTGGCGAGAAGAAATATTC CTGCGGTCCATGCAACAAGAAATTCACAAAAGCGCACCACCTCAAGTACCACAATAAGGTGCATCACAAGGAACTTTACTTGCAACAGCAAATAGAACAAGAGGCCAAGAAGATTAGACAACAGATTAACGTGAATAACCTGACGGGTGTGATATCAGGGCAGATTGTGGACGGCACGCTACAGTTGATACATACTTCTGAAG acgGTGAGCACGAAACGCACATGCAAGTGGTCGAAGATCATGAAGACAGTGAACAGAAGGAAACCGATCGAGCAGTCGCCGATATGCAGGCG gtGGTTTTAGACTCTGAATTTGCAATGGACGACGATGATAGCAAGGAACACTGA
- the LOC123702975 gene encoding uncharacterized protein LOC123702975 isoform X2 — translation MNEVILAALFGATIILLLLVVRWKWRSSKDEPNLQQTSLQLVHRLCPHNNVVQGIEVEQKDSLDEHLDVLTRKLADKNEIENLHALDLNVQQEYRQIMDMLRQDLMNNEKECKKIQEQIEWVSRRRAELNNEVQRGQLLYGEAAMELASNLSELQRGRGTEHRITEKPHRQESPSTLRHRKEPQLPRATPLSSVVIKSSPPISDESLRCVHRH, via the exons atgaacgAAGTCATTTTAGCGGCTCTCTTTGGGGCGACAATCATTCTGCTACTTTTGGTGGTACGCTGGAAATGGAGAAGTAGCAAG GATGAGCCAAACCTTCAACAAACTTCCTTGCAACTGGTACATCGCCTTTGTCCCCACAACAACGTGGTTCAAGGCATCGAGGTGGAGCAGAAGGACAGCCTTGATGAACATCTGGATGTGCTCACCAGGAAACTAGCTGAcaag AACGAGATTGAGAACCTGCACGCGCTGGACCTCAACGTGCAACAGGAGTATCGTCAGATCATGGACATGCTGCGACAGGATCTGATGAACAACGAGAAGGAGTGCAAGAAGATACAAGAGCAGATCGAGTGGGTGTCAAGACGGCGCGCGGAGCTTAATAACGAG GTTCAACGAGGTCAGCTCCTCTATGGCGAGGCAGCAATGGAACTAGCCAGCAACCTATCAGAACTACAGCGCGGTCGGGGCACAGAGCATAGAATAACAGAGAAGCCCCATAGACAAGAATCGCCATCAACATTACGTCATAGAAAAGAACCGCAACTGCCCCGCGCAACACCTCTGTCATCTGTGGTCATAAAGTCTTCTCCACCAATATCAGACGAATCGTTACGCTGTGTCCATAgacattaa
- the LOC123702975 gene encoding spindle pole body component 110-like isoform X1, with the protein MNEVILAALFGATIILLLLVVRWKWRSSKDEPNLQQTSLQLVHRLCPHNNVVQGIEVEQKDSLDEHLDVLTRKLADKEGRLRLSKYKIRETQNEIENLHALDLNVQQEYRQIMDMLRQDLMNNEKECKKIQEQIEWVSRRRAELNNEVQRGQLLYGEAAMELASNLSELQRGRGTEHRITEKPHRQESPSTLRHRKEPQLPRATPLSSVVIKSSPPISDESLRCVHRH; encoded by the exons atgaacgAAGTCATTTTAGCGGCTCTCTTTGGGGCGACAATCATTCTGCTACTTTTGGTGGTACGCTGGAAATGGAGAAGTAGCAAG GATGAGCCAAACCTTCAACAAACTTCCTTGCAACTGGTACATCGCCTTTGTCCCCACAACAACGTGGTTCAAGGCATCGAGGTGGAGCAGAAGGACAGCCTTGATGAACATCTGGATGTGCTCACCAGGAAACTAGCTGAcaag GAGGGTCGTCTCCGCCTATCTAAGTACAAAATACGTGAAACCCAGAACGAGATTGAGAACCTGCACGCGCTGGACCTCAACGTGCAACAGGAGTATCGTCAGATCATGGACATGCTGCGACAGGATCTGATGAACAACGAGAAGGAGTGCAAGAAGATACAAGAGCAGATCGAGTGGGTGTCAAGACGGCGCGCGGAGCTTAATAACGAG GTTCAACGAGGTCAGCTCCTCTATGGCGAGGCAGCAATGGAACTAGCCAGCAACCTATCAGAACTACAGCGCGGTCGGGGCACAGAGCATAGAATAACAGAGAAGCCCCATAGACAAGAATCGCCATCAACATTACGTCATAGAAAAGAACCGCAACTGCCCCGCGCAACACCTCTGTCATCTGTGGTCATAAAGTCTTCTCCACCAATATCAGACGAATCGTTACGCTGTGTCCATAgacattaa